The following coding sequences lie in one Flagellimonas eckloniae genomic window:
- a CDS encoding sigma-70 family RNA polymerase sigma factor, producing the protein MAHELHPETWVDQYADYLFNYAVARVSDSEIAKDLVQETFFAGLNSAKNYKGDAAERTWLIAILKRKVIDHYRKINSKKGKAEVRINYNSDTDSEGDWLEEQVADPFSKDGDNTLENEELGLAIQECISKLPKKQSLVFNMKTIQGMSTEDICNELGINPSNLWVMIHRARTALMGCLNQNWF; encoded by the coding sequence ATGGCACACGAACTTCACCCCGAAACATGGGTAGACCAATATGCAGATTATCTTTTTAACTACGCAGTAGCACGCGTAAGTGATTCGGAAATTGCAAAAGATTTGGTGCAAGAAACATTTTTTGCCGGGCTTAACTCAGCTAAAAATTATAAGGGTGATGCTGCCGAAAGAACCTGGTTAATTGCCATTTTAAAGCGAAAGGTCATAGACCACTATCGAAAAATCAACTCTAAAAAAGGAAAAGCAGAAGTTCGAATCAATTACAATTCGGATACGGATTCCGAAGGGGATTGGTTAGAAGAACAGGTGGCAGACCCTTTCAGTAAAGATGGTGACAATACACTTGAAAATGAGGAACTGGGACTGGCCATTCAAGAATGTATTTCCAAATTGCCGAAAAAACAATCCTTGGTTTTCAATATGAAAACTATTCAAGGCATGAGTACGGAAGATATTTGTAATGAATTAGGAATTAACCCGTCCAACCTGTGGGTGATGATTCATAGGGCACGAACAGCTTTAATGGGTTGCCTAAATCAAAATTGGTTTTAA